In the Flavobacterium sp. J372 genome, one interval contains:
- a CDS encoding MFS transporter → MEKRKLGFWGIWNMSFGFLGIQMGFALQNANVSRIFQTLGAEIDDIPALWVAAPLTGLIVQPIIGYFSDRTWTKLGRRKPYFLLGALLASAALFVMPNSPVLWFAAGMLWILDASINISMEPFRAFVGDVLPDRQRTAGFAMQSFFIGAGAYVASKLPNIFTYYGVANTAPAGVIPDSVKYSFYIGGAAFIISVLWTIFTTKEYSPEELAAFEAHGKEQYKEDEKPESWFRANGSKHFLIGVIALLAGLLLTYVIYSNELKKDLYVLSLGLISTGGIALIISGLFQKKGKYRNGFITIMNDFQFMPGVMKQLAWVQFFTWFALFSMWIYTTGAVTEHIFKTTDTTSVAYNTGANVVNEMFANYNLVGAIAAFLLPVIAKRTSRKFTHFLALCAGGLGLASIYFLGNSGAFMYEIFSIGEFTFYMYDISMIGVGVAWASILSIPFAMLSGALPASKMGYYMGVFNFFVVIPQLLAASILGFLVSTFFNNQPVYALLIGGASMVLAGFMALRVNDRAKITIKN, encoded by the coding sequence ATGGAAAAGCGTAAATTAGGTTTCTGGGGAATCTGGAACATGAGTTTCGGTTTCTTAGGGATACAAATGGGGTTTGCCCTGCAAAACGCAAATGTCAGCAGGATATTCCAAACCCTTGGTGCAGAGATAGATGACATCCCCGCATTATGGGTGGCAGCACCACTTACAGGGCTCATAGTACAGCCGATAATCGGCTATTTTAGTGACCGGACCTGGACAAAACTGGGCCGCCGTAAGCCATATTTTTTACTGGGGGCTTTGCTTGCTTCTGCAGCATTATTTGTAATGCCCAATTCGCCTGTGCTTTGGTTTGCCGCCGGTATGCTTTGGATTCTTGATGCTTCCATCAACATATCTATGGAGCCTTTCCGGGCATTTGTGGGCGATGTGCTGCCCGACAGGCAGCGTACTGCAGGTTTTGCCATGCAGAGCTTTTTCATTGGCGCAGGGGCGTATGTAGCATCCAAACTTCCTAATATATTTACGTATTATGGGGTTGCAAATACCGCTCCTGCAGGCGTTATTCCAGATTCGGTTAAATATTCCTTTTACATTGGCGGCGCTGCATTTATCATCTCTGTTTTATGGACAATCTTTACCACAAAGGAATATTCGCCTGAAGAGCTAGCTGCTTTTGAAGCGCATGGTAAAGAACAGTACAAAGAAGATGAAAAACCGGAGTCATGGTTTAGGGCAAACGGCTCAAAACATTTCCTTATCGGGGTAATAGCATTGCTTGCCGGGCTTCTCCTTACGTATGTTATTTATTCTAACGAGCTTAAAAAAGACCTATATGTCCTGTCGCTCGGCCTTATAAGTACTGGCGGTATTGCGCTTATAATTTCAGGATTATTTCAGAAAAAAGGGAAATACAGAAATGGATTCATCACCATCATGAACGACTTCCAGTTTATGCCCGGTGTTATGAAACAATTGGCATGGGTACAGTTCTTCACCTGGTTTGCCCTGTTTTCAATGTGGATTTACACTACAGGTGCAGTAACCGAACATATTTTCAAGACTACCGACACAACATCTGTCGCTTACAACACAGGCGCTAATGTAGTAAATGAAATGTTTGCCAATTACAACCTTGTAGGCGCTATTGCCGCGTTTTTATTGCCGGTAATTGCTAAACGCACCAGCCGTAAGTTCACCCACTTTCTAGCTCTTTGTGCCGGTGGACTTGGCCTTGCTTCAATCTATTTCCTTGGTAATTCAGGTGCATTCATGTATGAAATTTTCAGCATAGGAGAATTTACATTCTATATGTATGACATTTCAATGATTGGCGTAGGCGTGGCATGGGCAAGTATCCTTTCCATCCCGTTTGCTATGCTTTCCGGTGCATTGCCTGCTTCAAAAATGGGTTATTACATGGGCGTATTCAACTTTTTTGTGGTAATACCTCAGCTGTTGGCAGCATCAATCCTCGGCTTCCTGGTGTCAACTTTTTTCAATAACCAACCTGTGTATGCCCTGCTTATTGGCGGCGCATCAATGGTACTTGCAGGATTTATGGCGCTTAGGGTAAATGACAGAGCAAAAATTACAATCAAGAATTAA
- the pgmB gene encoding beta-phosphoglucomutase, with product MNQKAFIFDLDGVIVDTAKYHFLAWQKIAGRLGINFSHEHNEQLKGVSRVRSLDIILGLGGVEAAQEDKDRWLIEKNEDYLGYITNMKEDEILEGVVPVLQYLKDNNQKIALGSASKNARPILEKVGILHYFDAIVDGNDVTNAKPDPEVFIRAAQLLGMQSEGAMVFEDSVAGIQAANVADMVSIGIGDKTVLHEAQYNFNDFTEISTEFLEQLVKN from the coding sequence ATGAATCAAAAAGCATTTATTTTCGACCTCGACGGGGTTATTGTTGACACGGCCAAGTACCATTTTTTGGCGTGGCAAAAGATAGCAGGCAGGTTGGGAATCAATTTTTCGCATGAACACAATGAGCAGCTTAAGGGCGTAAGCCGTGTACGCTCGCTCGACATAATTTTAGGCCTTGGCGGCGTAGAAGCAGCACAGGAAGATAAAGACAGGTGGCTTATCGAAAAGAACGAAGACTACCTGGGCTACATCACCAATATGAAGGAAGATGAGATACTGGAAGGCGTTGTGCCGGTATTGCAGTATTTAAAAGATAACAACCAGAAAATTGCGTTGGGCTCGGCCAGCAAGAATGCAAGGCCGATACTGGAGAAAGTGGGCATACTGCACTATTTTGATGCCATTGTAGACGGTAATGACGTAACCAACGCCAAGCCCGACCCTGAAGTTTTCATCCGGGCAGCGCAGTTATTAGGCATGCAAAGTGAAGGCGCAATGGTATTTGAAGACTCGGTAGCGGGAATTCAGGCTGCAAATGTTGCAGATATGGTAAGTATCGGCATAGGCGATAAAACGGTATTGCATGAAGCGCAATATAACTTTAATGATTTTACAGAAATAAGTACAGAATTTTTAGAACAGCTAGTTAAGAATTAA
- the rpsI gene encoding 30S ribosomal protein S9, giving the protein MATIHKIGRRKTAVARVYLTEGTGKITVNKKDMETYFPTATLQYKVRQPLSMTNNAENFDVKINVYGGGVTGQAEAVRMAIARAMCEVDAENRGILKPEGLLTRDPRMVERKKFGQKKARKRFQFSKR; this is encoded by the coding sequence ATGGCAACTATCCACAAAATTGGAAGAAGAAAGACCGCTGTTGCCCGTGTTTACCTTACTGAAGGTACAGGCAAAATAACGGTTAACAAAAAAGACATGGAAACGTATTTTCCTACTGCTACCCTTCAGTACAAAGTACGCCAGCCGCTATCTATGACAAACAATGCTGAAAACTTTGATGTGAAAATCAATGTTTATGGTGGTGGTGTTACAGGCCAGGCTGAAGCTGTACGTATGGCTATTGCACGCGCTATGTGTGAGGTTGATGCTGAGAACAGGGGCATCCTTAAGCCGGAAGGCCTATTGACAAGGGACCCGCGTATGGTTGAGCGTAAGAAATTCGGACAGAAGAAAGCACGTAAGAGATTCCAGTTCTCTAAGCGTTAA
- the rpsB gene encoding 30S ribosomal protein S2: MANKVDVKELLEAGVHFGHMTRKWDPNMAPYIYMERNGIHIINLYKTAAKIEEANEALKKIAASGRKILFVATKKQAKDIVAEKATAANMPYITERWPGGMLTNFVTIRKAVKKMASIDKMKKDGTFNTLSKKERLQVDRLRAKLEKNLGSIADMTRLPAALFVVDIKAEHIAVKEAQKLNIPVFAMVDTNSDPREVDYVIPANDDASKSIEKILSLVTGAVVEGLSDRKSDKEDLPAEGEENTTEAAVAAPAQEAPASTEE; this comes from the coding sequence ATGGCAAATAAAGTAGATGTAAAAGAATTACTGGAAGCAGGTGTTCACTTCGGGCACATGACCAGGAAATGGGACCCAAACATGGCCCCGTATATATACATGGAGCGTAATGGCATACACATTATAAACCTGTATAAAACTGCAGCTAAAATTGAAGAGGCTAATGAAGCCCTTAAGAAAATAGCTGCTTCAGGCAGGAAAATCCTTTTCGTAGCCACAAAAAAACAAGCTAAAGATATCGTTGCTGAAAAAGCTACTGCAGCCAACATGCCTTACATTACTGAAAGGTGGCCGGGCGGTATGCTTACTAACTTCGTTACTATCCGTAAGGCCGTTAAGAAAATGGCTTCTATCGATAAAATGAAGAAAGACGGTACATTTAACACGCTTTCTAAAAAAGAGCGTTTACAGGTAGACCGCCTTCGTGCGAAGCTTGAGAAAAACCTTGGTTCAATTGCAGACATGACAAGGCTTCCTGCCGCGTTATTTGTGGTTGACATCAAGGCTGAACATATCGCAGTAAAAGAAGCTCAGAAATTAAACATTCCGGTTTTCGCAATGGTAGATACAAACTCAGACCCGCGTGAGGTTGACTATGTAATACCTGCAAATGATGACGCTTCTAAATCAATAGAGAAGATTTTATCTTTGGTTACAGGCGCAGTTGTTGAAGGCCTTTCTGACAGGAAATCTGACAAAGAAGACCTGCCTGCAGAAGGTGAAGAAAACACAACTGAAGCTGCTGTAGCTGCCCCTGCACAAGAGGCTCCTGCATCAACTGAAGAATAA
- a CDS encoding alpha-amylase family glycosyl hydrolase, translated as MKKTLVLGLCLAAFISCKKEHSEAKTEDKKTEEIAAVSPEIMESAVIYEANIRQYSPEGTLNAFTKDIPQLKNLGVKVIWLMPVYPISMKNRKATGDLSVEDIKDPKEREKYLGSYYAISDYTAVNPDLGTKEDFDKLVNTAHDNGMYVILDWVANHTGWDHKWITEHPEYYYKNAKGEVTDPLNPETGESWGWTDVAHLDYTSKKLYEPMKNEMLYWVKEHNIDGFRCDVADNVPTAFWEYTIPKLKEVKPVFMLMESNKPYLFGNLFDMGYGWEAHHLMNDIAKGKKTVGDWDSFVAKQAKEYKKQDFFMNFTSNHDENAWNGTEYERLGNPEAAEAFAALTYIMPGMPLIYTGQEYDFNRRLKFFEKDEITKQKGRMYPVYEKLGRLKNENTALNGGKNAASYKRINSSSDLEILAFEREKDGKKVIYIANLTAKNKEFNLPLDGTFIDAMTGKSITLTKGQKQNWKPWQYLILTN; from the coding sequence ATGAAAAAAACACTCGTATTAGGGCTTTGCCTGGCTGCTTTCATCAGTTGTAAGAAAGAACATTCAGAGGCAAAAACAGAAGATAAAAAAACCGAAGAAATTGCAGCCGTAAGCCCTGAAATAATGGAAAGCGCTGTGATATACGAAGCAAACATCCGCCAGTATTCACCGGAAGGGACACTTAATGCTTTCACCAAAGATATTCCGCAACTAAAGAATCTTGGTGTGAAGGTGATATGGCTTATGCCGGTGTATCCTATCTCGATGAAAAACCGGAAAGCAACAGGAGATCTTTCGGTTGAAGACATCAAAGACCCGAAAGAACGTGAAAAATACCTGGGTAGCTATTATGCTATCTCGGATTACACAGCTGTTAATCCTGACCTGGGTACAAAGGAAGATTTTGACAAGCTGGTAAACACCGCACATGACAATGGCATGTATGTGATTTTGGACTGGGTAGCTAACCATACCGGATGGGACCATAAATGGATTACCGAACACCCTGAATACTATTACAAGAATGCGAAGGGTGAAGTGACCGACCCGCTGAATCCGGAAACCGGCGAGAGCTGGGGCTGGACGGATGTTGCGCATCTGGACTATACCAGCAAAAAGCTGTATGAGCCTATGAAGAACGAAATGCTGTACTGGGTAAAAGAGCATAATATTGACGGTTTCCGTTGTGATGTTGCTGATAACGTACCTACAGCGTTTTGGGAATACACTATCCCGAAATTGAAAGAAGTTAAGCCGGTTTTTATGCTGATGGAATCTAACAAGCCATACCTTTTTGGAAACTTGTTTGACATGGGCTACGGTTGGGAAGCACACCACCTGATGAATGATATTGCCAAAGGCAAAAAGACTGTTGGTGATTGGGATTCTTTTGTAGCTAAGCAGGCTAAAGAATACAAGAAGCAGGACTTTTTTATGAATTTCACGTCTAACCATGATGAAAATGCATGGAACGGTACTGAGTATGAAAGGCTGGGCAACCCAGAAGCCGCTGAGGCTTTTGCGGCACTTACCTATATAATGCCCGGTATGCCGCTAATCTACACCGGGCAGGAGTATGACTTTAACCGCAGGCTAAAGTTCTTCGAGAAAGATGAAATCACAAAGCAAAAAGGCCGGATGTACCCTGTGTATGAAAAGCTGGGCAGGCTGAAAAATGAAAACACAGCGCTTAACGGTGGTAAGAATGCTGCTTCATATAAACGAATCAATTCATCATCAGATCTTGAAATACTTGCTTTTGAAAGAGAAAAAGACGGCAAGAAAGTTATATACATTGCTAACCTTACCGCCAAGAACAAAGAATTTAACCTGCCGCTGGATGGTACATTCATAGATGCAATGACAGGAAAATCTATAACACTTACCAAAGGCCAAAAGCAAAACTGGAAGCCCTGGCAGTATCTTATCCTTACGAATTAA
- the tsf gene encoding translation elongation factor Ts yields the protein MANITAADVNKLRQITGAGMMDCKKALTEAEGDFDKAIEILRKKGQKVAANRADRESTEGAVIAVVNADKTEGVVISLNCETDFVAKNESFVKLANDFAALALNFKTKEEFLAADFNGITVEEKLTEQTGVIGEKIEIGSFERLEGAFVGSYIHAGNRIATLVSLSGKADGAEEAARNVAMQAAAMAPIALNEEGVDAATIEKEIEIAKDLLRQEGKPEAMLDNIAKGKLGRFFKDNTLVNQDYIKDSKMSVSEYVKSIDSSLVVTGFKRVALA from the coding sequence ATGGCAAATATTACTGCTGCAGACGTAAATAAATTAAGGCAAATTACAGGTGCCGGTATGATGGACTGTAAAAAAGCGCTTACAGAAGCTGAAGGCGATTTCGACAAAGCAATTGAAATACTTAGGAAAAAAGGACAGAAAGTTGCTGCCAACAGGGCAGACCGTGAGTCTACTGAAGGTGCAGTTATCGCTGTAGTAAACGCAGACAAGACCGAAGGTGTTGTTATCTCTCTTAACTGTGAGACTGACTTCGTTGCTAAAAACGAATCTTTCGTAAAGCTTGCTAACGACTTTGCTGCACTTGCACTTAACTTCAAAACTAAAGAAGAATTCCTTGCTGCTGACTTTAACGGCATCACTGTTGAAGAAAAACTTACTGAGCAGACAGGCGTTATCGGTGAGAAAATCGAGATTGGTTCATTCGAGCGCCTTGAAGGTGCGTTTGTAGGTTCATACATCCACGCAGGTAACCGTATTGCTACGCTTGTAAGCCTTTCAGGTAAAGCTGACGGCGCTGAAGAAGCTGCACGTAACGTTGCTATGCAGGCTGCTGCAATGGCTCCTATCGCTCTTAACGAGGAAGGTGTTGACGCTGCTACAATTGAAAAAGAAATTGAAATCGCTAAAGACCTTTTGCGCCAGGAAGGCAAGCCTGAAGCAATGCTTGATAACATTGCTAAAGGTAAACTTGGCCGTTTCTTTAAAGACAATACGCTTGTAAACCAGGATTACATCAAAGACAGCAAAATGAGCGTAAGCGAGTATGTGAAGTCTATTGATTCTTCACTTGTTGTTACAGGTTTCAAAAGGGTTGCACTTGCATAA
- a CDS encoding glycerophosphodiester phosphodiesterase family protein: MLKIGHRGAKAYIAENTLASFEEAFRLGADGIELDVHRCATGELVVIHDFTLDRTTNRSGEVSKMAFDDLRKLVVEGKYQIPTLQEVLDLSGSDRFINIEMKGRHTAQGVSDIVEEYIGKGFSYNNIIVSSFQHEELEAMYAINKRINLGVLTQASVTEAWELAEKVNAKALHPHFSLLTQSNVKKAQEAGFKIYTWTVNEPEDIARIKSYGVDGIISDYPERL, encoded by the coding sequence ATGCTGAAGATTGGCCACAGGGGCGCAAAAGCCTATATTGCAGAAAATACGTTAGCCTCGTTTGAAGAAGCGTTCAGGCTTGGTGCCGATGGCATTGAGCTGGATGTGCACAGGTGCGCTACTGGTGAGCTTGTGGTGATACACGACTTTACTCTTGACCGGACAACCAATCGCTCAGGCGAGGTAAGCAAGATGGCATTTGATGATTTGAGAAAACTCGTTGTGGAAGGGAAATATCAAATCCCAACGCTTCAGGAAGTGCTGGACTTATCGGGTTCGGACAGGTTCATCAACATTGAAATGAAAGGGCGGCATACGGCGCAGGGAGTTTCAGATATTGTGGAAGAGTATATTGGTAAAGGCTTTAGCTATAACAATATTATAGTTTCAAGTTTCCAGCATGAAGAGCTTGAGGCAATGTATGCCATCAATAAAAGAATAAATCTTGGGGTACTGACGCAGGCAAGCGTTACCGAAGCATGGGAACTGGCAGAGAAAGTTAACGCAAAGGCACTGCACCCGCATTTTTCGCTTTTAACCCAAAGCAACGTGAAGAAAGCTCAGGAGGCAGGTTTCAAAATTTACACCTGGACAGTAAATGAGCCGGAAGACATAGCCCGCATAAAAAGCTATGGTGTAGATGGTATAATAAGTGACTATCCTGAAAGGCTATGA
- a CDS encoding TspO/MBR family protein: protein MPKIFKILVMIATCVGVGYLSSLFTREGVDTWYRTIEKPSFNPPDWIFAPVWTTLYIMMGLAAGLVWDKIEEQRETVRKGIIFFWIQLALNALWSYLFFGLHNPLLALIEIVLLWLMIYETFIQFNKVNKVAGYLLIPYLLWVTFATVLTASIWWLNK, encoded by the coding sequence ATGCCGAAAATTTTTAAAATACTCGTGATGATAGCTACCTGTGTAGGGGTGGGTTATCTTTCAAGCCTGTTTACCCGTGAGGGTGTAGACACATGGTACCGAACAATTGAAAAACCGTCATTTAATCCGCCTGACTGGATTTTTGCACCAGTATGGACTACCCTATATATTATGATGGGGCTTGCGGCGGGGCTGGTGTGGGATAAGATTGAAGAACAACGCGAAACCGTTCGCAAAGGTATTATATTCTTCTGGATACAGTTGGCGCTGAATGCGCTTTGGTCGTACCTGTTCTTTGGCCTGCACAACCCTCTGTTAGCACTTATTGAAATTGTTCTGCTCTGGCTAATGATATATGAAACCTTTATCCAATTCAACAAGGTCAACAAAGTTGCCGGCTATTTGCTGATACCTTATTTATTATGGGTAACGTTTGCTACTGTGCTGACTGCCTCAATATGGTGGCTGAACAAATAG
- a CDS encoding NAD(P)/FAD-dependent oxidoreductase, with translation MSKSYDVVIAGGGAAGFFTAINIAEANSKLKIAILERSKDVLQKVRVSGGGRCNVTHACFVPDELVKFYPRGEKELRGPFNRFCSGDTIEWFEKRGVELKIEDDGRMFPVTDSSQTIIDCFLEATKRLGIHILTGESIQSLYKSDSHWKIDTQNQTYIAQSLVMATGSSTKMWDILAAIGHTIVEPVPSLFTFNIKDPRIKDLMGVSAQASVKVKGTRLEATGPLLITHWGMSGPGILRLSAWGARELATKNYQFTLIVNWLDDMDAENCETQLKSIKQENAKKAVGKKSPFAFPNRLWESLVTASGIDPETRWADLSKKQIDALTQQLTNAHFQVNGKSTFKEEFVTAGGISLKEVNFKTMESKVFPNLYFAGEILDIDAITGGFNFQNAWTGGYIAAQSIAGTL, from the coding sequence ATGAGCAAAAGTTATGATGTAGTGATAGCCGGTGGCGGGGCGGCAGGATTTTTTACAGCTATAAACATTGCTGAGGCAAATTCGAAATTGAAGATTGCAATTTTGGAACGTAGCAAAGATGTGCTGCAGAAGGTACGTGTATCGGGTGGGGGTCGCTGTAATGTTACGCATGCGTGTTTTGTACCTGATGAGCTGGTGAAGTTCTACCCTCGCGGCGAAAAAGAATTGCGTGGACCCTTCAACAGGTTTTGTTCTGGTGATACGATTGAATGGTTTGAGAAGCGAGGCGTAGAACTGAAGATTGAAGACGATGGCAGGATGTTCCCGGTGACGGACAGTTCGCAAACCATCATTGACTGCTTTCTGGAAGCCACGAAGAGGCTGGGCATACACATCCTGACAGGTGAGAGCATCCAAAGTTTATACAAATCAGATTCTCACTGGAAAATCGATACCCAAAACCAAACCTACATAGCCCAAAGCCTTGTAATGGCAACCGGCAGCAGCACAAAAATGTGGGATATACTCGCGGCGATTGGGCATACAATTGTGGAACCCGTGCCTTCGCTATTCACCTTTAATATTAAAGACCCTCGCATAAAAGACCTTATGGGGGTATCGGCGCAGGCATCGGTTAAAGTGAAAGGTACAAGACTGGAGGCAACCGGCCCGTTACTGATAACCCACTGGGGCATGAGCGGCCCGGGGATATTGCGACTCTCGGCATGGGGAGCGCGGGAATTGGCTACGAAGAATTACCAGTTTACGCTCATAGTCAATTGGCTTGACGACATGGATGCTGAAAATTGTGAAACCCAATTGAAATCGATTAAACAGGAAAACGCAAAGAAAGCTGTCGGCAAAAAGTCACCTTTCGCATTCCCGAACCGTTTATGGGAGAGCCTTGTAACTGCATCGGGTATAGACCCTGAGACACGTTGGGCCGACCTTTCCAAAAAACAGATTGATGCGTTGACACAGCAGCTCACCAACGCACATTTTCAGGTGAATGGCAAAAGTACGTTTAAAGAAGAATTCGTTACAGCAGGCGGTATTTCTTTAAAAGAGGTTAACTTTAAAACAATGGAAAGCAAAGTGTTTCCTAACCTTTACTTCGCCGGTGAAATTCTAGACATTGATGCCATAACCGGCGGCTTCAACTTCCAGAATGCTTGGACGGGAGGTTATATTGCGGCGCAGAGTATTGCAGGTACGTTGTAA
- a CDS encoding glycoside hydrolase family 65 protein, with amino-acid sequence MNQDYILPDNWSIIEEGFDAERVKSSESLFSIGNGAMGQRANFEESYSGHTFQGSYIAGIYYPDKTKVGWWKNGYPEYFAKVLNAPNWIGINVTINGEQLDLAKCQVKNFRRELNMKEGWYNRSFDAVLKNGTEVSVNVKRFLSLVNDELGIIKYDVTPITGDAEIIFAPYIDAGVKNEDANWEEKFWEPLDVQHNGNSAFVTARTFKTHFNVATYMHNSILLNGDAQQVSPSNVEADNDKVQFTYSINAAKGEMASIVKFGGYTVSLNHDNEKLVDAAAAVIASAEAKGYDGLLEEQKQAWANIWEMADITIEGDVKAQQGIRFNIFQLNQTYLGKDARLNIGPKGFTGEKYGGSTYWDTEAYCIPFYMATKDQQVARNLLTYRHNQLGKAIENAEKLGFKNGAALYPMVTMNGEECHNEWEITFEEIHRNGAIAFAIYNYYRFTGDYSYIPEKGLEVLIGIARFWHQRATFSTKQNKYVILGVTGPNEYENNVNNNFYTNYIAKWCIDYAVEQIAKVKDEYAADHSRIMGITNLDAGEIAEWKKVSDNMYFPYSEEHGVYLQQDGFLDKELVKVSDLDRSQRPINQKWSWDRILRSPYIKQADVLQGFYFFEDHFTKEELEKHFDFYEPFTVHESSLSPCVHSIQAATLGRMEQAYTFYLRTSRLDLDDYNKEVEEGLHITSMAGTWMSIVEGFGGMRVKNDMLHFEPRIPEQWKGYSFKINFRNQILKVAVHPGETNFTLEGDKELTVYVNGEAVTVEPNMLVTV; translated from the coding sequence ATGAACCAGGATTATATACTACCGGATAATTGGTCGATTATAGAAGAAGGATTTGATGCGGAAAGGGTAAAATCATCTGAGAGCCTTTTCAGTATTGGTAATGGTGCCATGGGCCAGCGCGCTAATTTTGAAGAAAGCTATTCAGGACATACTTTTCAGGGTAGCTACATTGCGGGCATTTATTACCCTGACAAAACCAAAGTGGGCTGGTGGAAAAACGGCTACCCCGAATATTTTGCTAAAGTGCTTAATGCTCCGAACTGGATTGGGATTAATGTTACCATAAACGGTGAACAGCTTGACCTTGCCAAATGTCAGGTAAAAAACTTCAGGCGTGAGCTGAACATGAAAGAAGGCTGGTACAACCGCTCTTTCGACGCCGTGCTAAAAAACGGGACTGAGGTTTCAGTTAATGTAAAGCGCTTCCTTTCACTCGTAAATGACGAACTGGGCATTATAAAATATGATGTTACTCCAATAACCGGCGATGCTGAAATAATATTCGCACCATATATAGATGCAGGGGTAAAGAACGAAGATGCCAACTGGGAAGAAAAATTCTGGGAACCGCTTGATGTGCAGCATAACGGAAATAGCGCTTTTGTAACAGCGCGTACTTTTAAGACACACTTCAACGTAGCCACATACATGCACAACAGTATCTTGCTTAATGGCGATGCGCAACAGGTATCACCTTCAAATGTTGAAGCAGATAACGACAAAGTGCAATTTACATACAGCATAAATGCAGCTAAAGGTGAAATGGCATCAATCGTGAAATTTGGAGGCTATACGGTTTCGCTTAATCATGATAACGAAAAGCTTGTTGACGCTGCTGCAGCTGTAATAGCATCTGCAGAAGCGAAAGGATATGATGGGTTGCTTGAGGAACAAAAGCAGGCATGGGCCAACATCTGGGAAATGGCAGACATTACCATTGAAGGTGACGTGAAGGCCCAGCAGGGTATCCGTTTTAATATTTTCCAGCTAAACCAAACGTATTTAGGCAAAGATGCAAGGCTAAATATAGGCCCGAAAGGGTTTACCGGAGAAAAATACGGCGGAAGCACCTACTGGGACACCGAAGCGTACTGCATACCATTCTACATGGCAACGAAAGACCAGCAGGTGGCGAGAAATTTACTAACGTACAGACACAACCAACTGGGCAAAGCGATAGAAAATGCCGAAAAACTTGGCTTTAAGAATGGCGCTGCCCTCTACCCTATGGTTACCATGAATGGTGAAGAATGCCACAATGAATGGGAGATTACGTTTGAGGAAATTCATCGTAACGGGGCAATTGCGTTCGCGATTTACAATTATTACCGCTTTACAGGAGATTACAGTTACATTCCTGAAAAAGGCCTTGAGGTATTAATCGGCATTGCCCGCTTCTGGCACCAAAGGGCTACATTCTCTACAAAACAAAATAAATATGTTATCCTTGGGGTAACTGGGCCTAACGAGTACGAGAACAACGTAAACAATAACTTCTACACCAACTATATTGCAAAGTGGTGTATTGATTATGCGGTTGAGCAGATAGCAAAAGTAAAAGATGAATACGCTGCAGACCATAGTCGCATCATGGGCATCACCAACCTTGATGCCGGAGAAATTGCAGAGTGGAAGAAGGTTTCCGATAACATGTACTTCCCTTATTCGGAAGAGCATGGAGTGTACCTGCAGCAAGATGGTTTCCTTGACAAAGAGCTGGTGAAGGTAAGTGATCTTGACAGGTCGCAGCGACCTATCAACCAAAAATGGTCGTGGGACAGGATACTGCGCTCGCCATATATCAAGCAGGCAGATGTACTGCAGGGTTTCTATTTCTTTGAAGATCATTTTACAAAAGAGGAGCTTGAAAAGCATTTCGATTTCTATGAGCCTTTCACTGTGCATGAGTCGTCGTTATCACCGTGTGTGCACTCTATACAGGCAGCAACACTCGGCCGGATGGAACAGGCGTATACATTCTATTTACGGACATCACGCCTTGATCTTGATGATTATAATAAAGAGGTTGAAGAAGGCCTGCACATTACCAGCATGGCGGGCACATGGATGAGCATCGTTGAAGGCTTTGGCGGCATGAGGGTGAAGAATGACATGCTGCATTTTGAGCCACGCATACCTGAACAATGGAAAGGCTACAGCTTTAAGATAAACTTCCGTAACCAGATATTAAAAGTAGCTGTGCACCCGGGAGAAACCAACTTTACGCTTGAAGGTGACAAAGAACTTACTGTATATGTAAACGGCGAAGCGGTTACAGTTGAGCCCAATATGCTGGTGACGGTATAG